From a region of the Calliphora vicina chromosome 4, idCalVici1.1, whole genome shotgun sequence genome:
- the Cmtr1 gene encoding cap-specific mRNA (nucleoside-2'-O-)-methyltransferase 1 — MEGEDNSENELYEVAPKKMKTEWSKSYSNKAMQMMKKMGYETDKGLGKQSQGRLEPIVAFQQDGRRGLGLKHEGVIQSGEHWDPNSEEISVPEIVSWIPASSDFSYNLQQLKCWISFGERKESLDDETLFVEPEILNGILEAKTVFDQLNENELRRARSRSNPFETIRSSIFQNRAAVKMANIDSMLDFMFTSPKDKMGNSLVHANDLLYFADICAGPGGFSEYILYRKSWEAKGFGFTLRGANDFKLDKFFAGSPESFDPYYGVQGDGNVYVEANQDSFANYIFKHCAEGVHFVMADGGFSVEGQENIQEILSKQLYLCQCLTALKILRCNGSFICKLFDIFTAFSVGLVYLMYQCFEEISIIKPNSSRPANSERYLVCKWKKPDTEIICKYLNLINNHLNKQSDRDVLEIVDLDVIMRDDEFFKYIKESNNIIGRNQIIGLKKITAYCNNPQLKETRQSEFRKKCLELWGLPDKLRQAPESKSIEKFLEEFLNTWYEDKGWFNSTSAELVSTTMLNKSVESIYDWYFVPIGRGETSANACSFFICTTRGKVLRYTDMKKWEPVEYMFELSPKSLFYGELVFEYSGEGRTQTRTCNLHIIDAIMLGGKDVRRMKLNERLSMCTKFAKSINKPFKEGSVSLLRCKRLFKLDDIDEFFGVMRHYTLKDGSLRLGISLNDSDSKFFVPGGILLFCEIFHYFFSIMSKSKNMLYYFDKTCNASYYKNNMPPEMHNILYASFRNSFMRRLLWKWTNTYQVEEHSNKVDENVLYRDDFIQFIVNKQNI; from the exons ATGGAAGGGGAAGATAACAGTGAGAATGAGCTGTATGAAGTCGCTCCAAAGAAAATGAAGACCGAATGGTCTAAAAGCTACTCTAACAAAGCTAtgcaaatgatgaaaaaaatggGATACGAAACTGATAAAGGTTTAGGCAAACAAAGTCAAGGCCGACTGGAGCCTATTGTTGCCTTTCAGCAAGATGGTAGACGGGGATTGGGATTAAAACATGAAGGTGTTATTCAATCAGGCGAACACTGGGATCCAAATAGTGAGGAAATTAGTGTTCCGGAAATTGTTTCGTGGATTCCCGCTAGTAGCGATTTTAGTTACAACCTGCAACAATTAAAGTGCTGGATTAGTTTTGGTGAACGTAAAGAATCTCTGGATGATGAAACATTATTTGTTGAACCCGAAATACTGAACGGTATTTTAGAAGCTAAGACTGTGTTCGATCAACtaaatgaaaatgaattgaGAAGAGCGCGGTCACGAAGTAACCCCTTTGAGACAATTCGAAGTTCCATTTTTCAAAACAGAGCGGCTGTTAAAATGGCTAACATAGATTCAATGTTAGATTTTATGTTCACAAGTCCGAAAGATAAAATGGGTAATTCTCTTGTACATGCCAACGATCTATTGTATTTTGCTGATATATGTGCTG gtCCAGGAGGATTTTCAGAGTATATattgtatagaaaatcatggGAAGCAAAAGGCTTCGGGTTTACACTTCGAGGCGCAAATGATTTCAAGTTAGATAAATTTTTTGCGGGTTCTCCGGAATCATTTGATCCATACTATGGTGTACAAGGAGATGGAAATGTTTATGTTGAAGCTAATCAGGATTCGTTTGctaattatatatttaagcatTGTGCAGAAGGCGTCCATTTTGTTATGGCAGACGGTGGATTTTCGGTTGAAGGTCAAGAAAATATTCAAGAGATTTTATCGAAGCAACTGTATTTGTGTCAGTGTCTCACAGCTCTCAAAATTCTAAGGTGCAATGGAAGTTTTATTTGTAAGCTATTTGATATATTTACTGCGTTCAGTGTTGGTCTGGTATATCTAATGTATCAGTGTTTCGAAGAaatatcaataataaaaccaaatagTAGTCGACCTGCAAATTCGGAAAGATATTTAGTGTGTAAATGGAAAAAGCCTGATACGGAGatcatatgtaaatatttaaatttgatcaacaatcatttaaacaaacaaagcGATCGGGACGTGTTAGAAATCGTAGACTTGGATGTTATTATGCGGGACGACGaattttttaagtatattaAAGAATCGAATAATATAATTGGGCGTAATCAAATTattgggttaaaaaaaataacggcATACTGTAATAATCCGCAATTAAAAGAAACAAGGCAGTCAGAATTCCGAAAAAAATGCTTAGAACTTTGGGGATTGCCTGACAAATTACGACAGGCTCCTGAAAGTAAATCAATTGAAAAGTTTCttgaagaatttttaaatacttgGTACGAAGATAAAGGTTGGTTTAATTCTACATCAGCTGAGTTAGTATCAACTACAATGTTAAACAAATCAGTAGAAAGCATATACGATTGGTATTTTGTACCAATTGGGCGAGGGGAAACAAGTGCGAATGCTTGCAGCTTTTTTATTTGTACTACTAGAGGAAAAGTACTTCGGTATACTGACATGAAGAAGTGGGAACCTGTGGAGTATATGTTCGAATTATCGCCAAAATCACTGTTTTATGGTGAACTTGTCTTTGAATATAGTGGTGAGGGCCGAACACAGACCAGAACATGTAATTTGCACATAATTGATGCAATTATGCTTGGAGGTAAAGATGTACGAAGAATGAAGTTAAATGAACGTTTGTCAATGTGCACAAAATTTGCTAAGAGCATCAATAAGCCATTTAAAGAGGGCAGCGTTTCATTATTACGCTGTAAAAGACTGTTCAAATTAGATGATATTGATGAATTCTTTGGCGTAATGAGACACTATACCCTAAAGGATGGCTCTCTACGTCTGGGGATATCACTAAATGATTctgattcaaaattttttgttcctgGAGGAATATTGCTGTTTTGTGAAATATTTCATTACTTCTTCTCAATTATGTCAAAGTCCAAGAATATGCTCTACTACTTTGATAAGACATGTAATGCATcgtattacaaaaataatatgcCACCTGAGATGCACAATATATTATACGCTTCATTTCGAAATAGCTTTATGAGACGGCTTCTGTGGAAATGGACAAATACATATCAAGTAGAAGAACATAGTAATAAAGTGGATGAAAATGTGTTATACAGAGatgattttatacaatttattgtaaataaacaaaatatataa